The genomic stretch GACAGGACGTCATGCTCCTGTGACGTCTGGTCACCATGGTGATGGTGGTGCAGTTGATGGCATTGAGTAGGCACGTCCAAGGGAGCGTGATTTGCCCGTAGCGCAGAGCCGATGTCTCCGGCCTCAGACTGCTCTGGCGTGTAAGTGTCTCTTTGGCTCAGCCGGTAAGGTGTGTCGTCCCTAGAAGACGCCTTGTCCCGCTGCTCTGCGCGTTCAAACTGCAAGGGGCCGCGGTTTCCCCGCCCCCCACTGCCGAACCACTCCGGCCGTGCTGGGGCCAGGGGCCCTGCAGGGTCACTGAGGGGCATAAGGTCTGTAGCAGCCAAACTTTTCCCTCCTAATTTTGGGGCAGCTGTGAAGGGGTCAGGTGAGCATGAGTACATGGGCGGCAAAGTTGGGGAGGCGTATATGGAGGgcaggtttggggaggggtaCGTGGAGGgcaggtttggggaggggtaCGTGGAGGGCAGGTTTGGGGAGAGGTATGAGGAGGCCAGGTTTGGGGAAGGGTACGAGGAGGccaggtttggggaggggtaAGATAAGGGCAGATTTGGGGAGGGGTAAGAGGAGGgcaggtttggggaggggtaTGAAGAAGGCAGATTTGGGGAGGGGTACATAGGGGGCTCAGACTGATTTGGGGAGGGGTACGTGGAGAGCAGATTTGGGGAGGTGTATATGCAGGGCAGATTTGGTGAGGGGTACGCGGAAGCCAGTTTTGGGGAGGTGTATAGGGAGGGCAAATTTGGTGAGGGGTACGAGAAGGGTTGGTTTGGGGAGGGAAGGTTTGGGGAGCGGTACATAGGGGGTTCAGgctggtgtggggaggggtacAAGGAGGgcaggtttggggaggggtaCGAGGAGGgcaggtgtggggaggggtACGAGGAGGgcaggtttggggaggggtaCGAGGAGGGCAGGCCTGGGGAGGgcaggtttggggaggggtaCGAGGAGGGCAGGCCTGGGGAGGgcaggtttggggaggggtaCGAGGAGGGCAGGCCTGGGGAGGgcaggtttggggaggggtaCGAGGAGGGCAGGTTTGGGAAGGGGTACGAGGGGGgcaggtttggggaggggtaTGAGGAGGGCAGGCTTGGGGAGGGGTACCTGGGGGGCACAGTTGGGGTGATGCTAAGCCCAAGCAATGCTGCTGGATCCTCCTCAGCCTGCTTCTCACGTCTGAAGCAACGAGCTCGGCGGTTCTGGAACCAGACCTGGAAAATGAGAGACCGGGGATTAGAGACACAAAACTCCTCCCCAAAACAGAGGAAAACAGACATGATGCAATGTCTGTCTATCATTACTACAcctcctattattattattattatctgcaTGGCAGGAACCTTGATTCAAGATGACCTGCACAGATCATATGTTTTACatctttttacatattttatctaGTTATAAGACCTGatatttcaaaacaatgaaTTCACCAATCAGCCCCTTTCAGcagacagaggtcagaggtcacgtaCCTGGATCTTGGACTCGGGCAGCCCTGTGACGGAGGCCAGTGACTCTTTCAGGGTGGTGTCAGGGTAGCGCGTGAGGCTGAAGGCTTTCTCCAGGTCCCC from Anguilla anguilla isolate fAngAng1 chromosome 12, fAngAng1.pri, whole genome shotgun sequence encodes the following:
- the LOC118209918 gene encoding homeobox protein prophet of Pit-1-like, translating into MDYRCDFACYSSEAAVYSANPEASKGGQNALRGVQAVPQRRKRITFSKAQLGDLEKAFSLTRYPDTTLKESLASVTGLPESKIQVWFQNRRARCFRREKQAEEDPAALLGLSITPTVPPSCPKIRREKFGCYRPYAPQ